From the genome of Fusarium oxysporum f. sp. lycopersici 4287 chromosome 3, whole genome shotgun sequence, one region includes:
- a CDS encoding hypothetical protein (At least one base has a quality score < 10), translating to MDPIGDSHGFPRDVLPPEGEFSSREELVRAINAWAAPRGYAFISQRSCKTTNGRVRVTFICDRGGGRAPSTSPKKRIRKTASRRTGCLFSVIAKESLCGTQWSLRHRPGPGFDQHNHEPSFHQVAHPVHRQLSSSDESTVHQLANAGIAPKEIRSYLRTTSDTLATQQDIYNCIARGKRDLAKGQSNIHALADQLNSSARNSPDHLDC from the coding sequence ATGGATCCAATTGGTGACTCTCATGGCTTCCCCAGGGATGTTCTTCCTCCTGAAGGCGAATTTAGCTCACGAGAGGAACTAGTAAGAGCAATTAACGCTTGGGCAGCGCCACGAGGCTACGCCTTTATCTCCCAAAGGTCTTGTAAGACTACCAATGGGAGAGTTAGGGTTACCTTTATATGTGACCGCGGAGGAGGGCGTGCCCCTTCTACATCCCCTAAGAAACGGATACGCAAGACTGCATCACGTCGTACGGGATGCCTCTTCTCTGTGATAGCAAAGGAGAGCCTATGCGGGACTCAATGGAGCCTGAGGCATCGTCCCGGCCCTGGCTTCGATCAACACAATCATGAACCAAGTTTCCACCAAGTGGCACATCCAGTACATCGTCAATTGTCAAGCTCAGATGAATCAACAGTCCACCAGCTCGCCAACGCCGGTATTGCGCCTAAGGAGATCAGATCCTATTTGCGCACGACTTCAGATACACTTGCCACACAGCAAGATATCTATAACTGCATTGCACGAGGCAAACGGGATCTTGCCAAGGGTCAAAGCAACATACATGCCCTTGCTGATCAGCTCAATAGCAGCGCTCGCAATAGTCCAGACCATTTGGACTGTTAG
- a CDS encoding hypothetical protein (At least one base has a quality score < 10): MATLHPTKSTTPVPERTEEDNQRLFQLYKGWTLTERDGQVRQWVYQFGYDIQHADKGERRWVCCLCIKQKRPRPKSYAIKGLQNAEGHLYTDHNGIMDPTGKRQKPTKASEKAHQSIATILQLNPKEPKEQDLINTLIKRFDKTVFQQKLVNWIVNSNQSFSIVNDQDLRDIFNYLNPSVEITKANITDVTVRAIAEREFTNNMERVKDALRKSPGQIHIQYDGWKSGNRHALYGITCVFRDSNNRPQKCVLGLPELTERHTGENIAGQIIEIIREYEISDKLGYFTLDNAGNNKTSMGELGLEFGFDWEKRWVRCVGHVVNIVVKQMLYGKNPDAFEKEVFEGLHTAAKEHEVWRRRGSVGKWHNFAVEVSRSDTWTDMLKKVQAVESQLSDDAQLKKHRPVGVVVDNATRWLSQFSMIERALLLRPFYNSFVQRASNEWEKVNLTRAGHIKKGSKLPFFLKEENRMTPDDWHVLGTLYDILLDFQLVVRGLEGDGQGKHRRKVEENEIDPPLSGTSWDLIHAYEFLLETLESAKRAVANFPHGHHLAVNINLGWLKLNEYYEHLNDSPLIYGAAVLHPAYRWALFDDLWGDDDERQLWITKAKEMVQDLWEREYRDLEVDDPEIELPANKRLKTSRNKFTAWRTKKRGLTTGGISVTESPIRSPAQSPRSSVGGLDLDEYEQWQRDIEDADASVTDPYEYWHIRRLKYPRLSRMALDLLTVPPMSAECERLFSTTGRMVTKSRNRLDASTIGLCQTLRSWLRAGLIGSLDRILMDE; the protein is encoded by the exons ATGGCCACCCTTCATCCTACCAAGTCAACCACACCCGTTCCAGAACGTACAGAAGAAGACAATCAACGACTCTTTCAGCTCTACAAAGGCTGGACCTTGACGGAGAGAGACGGCCAAGTGCGTCAATGGGTATATCAGTTCGGCTACGATATCCAGCATGCCGATAAGGGGGAACGCCGATGGGTGTGTTGCCTTTGCATCAAGCAAAAGCGGCCGAGGCCAAAGAGTTACGCCATCAAAGGGTTGCAGAACGCTGAGGGTCACCTGTACACGGACCACAATGGCATCATGGATCCGACAGGCAAGAGGCAAAAGCCTACAAAGGCATCCGAGAAAGCACATCAGTCCATTGCAACAATCCTACAGTTGAACCCGAAGGAGCCGAAGGAACAAGATTTGATCAATACCTTGATCAAACGTTTCGACAAAACTGTATTCCAGCAGAAACTTGTCAACTGGATTGTCAACTCTAACCAATCCTTCTCGATCGTCAACGatcaagatcttcgagaCATCTTCAACTACCTCAATCCATCTGTCGAGATCACAAAAGCTAACATTACTGACGTGACCGTGCGTGCCATCGCAGAACGAGAATTTACCAACAACATGGAAAGAGTGAAAGATGCTTTGCGAAAGAGTCCGGGACAGATCCATATCCAGTACGATGGCTGGAAGTCTGGTAACCGACACGCCTTATACGGCATCACATGTGTGTTTCGGGATTCAAATAATCGGCCACAGAAGTGTGTCCTCGGACTGCCTGAGCTTACAGAGCGGCACACAGGCGAGAATATCGCCGGGCAGATTATCGAGATCATTCGGGAGTACGAGATCAGCGATAAACTCGGGTATTTCACATTGGATAATGCCGGTAACAATAAAACCTCGATGGGGGAGCTTGGATTAGAGTTTGGCTTCGACTGGGAGAAGCGATGGGTTCGCTGCGTTGGCCACGTTGTCAACATAGTAGTGAAACAGATGCTGTATGGCAAGAACCCGGATGCTTTCGAGAAAGAGGTCTTCGAAGGACTTCACACGGCAGCGAAGGAGCATGAAGTCTGGAGGAGGCGAGGCTCTGTTGGAAAATGGCATAACTTTGCTGTT GAGGTGAGCAGATCGGACACGTGGACCGATATGCTCAAGAAGGTACAGGCTGTCGAGAGCCAACTCTCTGATGACGCTCAGCTCAAGAAACACCGTCCAGTTGGAGTTGTGGTCGACAATGCTACCCGGTGGCTTTCTCAATTCTCGATGATTGAACGCGCTCTCCTCTTGAGGCCATTTTATAATTCTTTTGTCCAGAGAGCGTCAAACGAGTGGGAGAAGGTCAACTTGACGAGAGCTGGCCACATCAAAAAGGGCTCCAAGCTGCCCTTCTTCCTGAAGGAAGAGAATCGCATGACACCTGATGATTGGCATGTGCTCGGGACTCTTTACGACATTTTGCTTGACTTCCAGCTGGTTGTGAGAGGCCTTGAGGGCGATGGACAGGGAAAACACCGGAGAAAGGTCGAGGAAAACGAGATCGACCCTCCACTGTCTG GAACAAGCTGGGATCTTATTCACGCGTACGAATTTCTTCTCGAAACCCTCGAATCCGCGAAAAGAGCAGTCGCCAATTTTCCGCACGGCCATCACCTCGctgtcaacatcaacctGGGTTGGCTCAAATTGAACGAATACTACGAGCACCTGAATGATAGCCCCCTGATCTATGGCGCTGCAGTTCTTCATCCTGCCTACCGGTGGGCACTGTTTGACGATTTGTGGGGAGACGACGACGAAAGACAATTGTGGATTACCAAGGCGAAGGAGATGGTCCAGGATCTCTGGGAGAGAGAGTATAGGGACCTGGAGGTTGATGACCCAGAGATTGAGTTGCCTGCCAATAAGCGGCTGAAGACCTCAAGAAACAAGTTCACAGCGTGGCGCACAAAGAAGCGAGGACTGACGACTGGAGGGATTTCTGTTACCGAGTCGCCAATTCGATCCCCAGCTCAATCCCCTAGGTCCTCAGTTGGCGGTCTGGATCTTGATGAATACGAGCAGTGGCAGCGTGATATCGAGGATGCTGATGCTTCTGTCACAGATCCCTACGAATACTGGCACATAAGGCGACTCAAATACCCCCGGTTGTCTAGGATGGCCTTGGATCTGCTTACTGTGCCACCAATGTCAGCCGAGTGTGAGAGGCTATTCTCGACCACTGGCCGCATGGTTACCAAGAGCCGCAATAGGCTAGATGCCAGTACAATTGGGCTTTGCCAGACACTACGGAGTTGGTTGCGCGCCGGTTTGATCGGGTCGCTAGATAGGATTCTAATGGACGAGTGA
- a CDS encoding hypothetical protein (At least one base has a quality score < 10), whose product MAPTQANAAFVWRQFIDLGRSNSKKSKRYRCRHCQKDFAATSVGRPKEHLAACEKWQAKQRQERQTQDNAGYLPSYSEAIQKKITEVGIQHISQDESHSYAYDAAAAVIAGGRPFSLFESRRWRYFFTRIKPGWKPPSRAAITRILPDFYQELYDEVFKRITSFEWLNIIFDASDNVSGHRIVNISVQLPDGPAFYWKTFDTGDEQHTAENWVKLIWGEMQQLCGGDLSRINSICTDTENTMRSVHGLLGRFPELSHINFSLCDSHGLQLLIKDILLLPFFEDLCNNVSTLLKFFSRSKLQLQRLRMCQRTRWNGVTRALIRSIITRWGSQYNSFFSLLRSRDPARDWSIRKDVRDELRSQDCPVLLPEAVRIIKDNSFWLKLEAAIAVLKPVNEFQHASEADGAGIAHVVNRWLQIKSKWSEMGEADQFPDIPWDDIDAIFKARLDKQTVFARVQEYMQKQLKNDDEYHRALSEFTHFRMRTGGPDGLFNKHSAVYDDGFKPAMAWQCLLNQGSILARVAVKVMNTLANSVPSERSFSAINFIHTKARNRLTPMHADMQAFIFMNDRVLDRLKDQKYAHKKRWADLEEKDWLGLEDSYLELFVNAQGKKVWMDGVMASTSGDFEWEGVLQSTGDILGVGTEVESEV is encoded by the exons ATGGCGCCCACCCAAGCTAACGCTGCCTTCGTTTGGCGACAGTTTATCGACCTCGGCCGCTCTAACTCCAAGAAAAGCAAGCGATACAGATGCCGTCACTGCCAAAAAGATTTTGCAGCGACCTCTGTTGGGAGACCGAAAGAGCATCTCGCTGCGTGTGAGAAATGGCAAGCCAAGCAGCGACAAGAGCGTCAAACTCAAGATAACGCTGGCTATCTTCCCTCCTACTCAGAAGCCATACAAAAGAAGATAACCGAGGTCGGAATTCAGCATATCTCGCAGGACGAGAGTCACAGTTATGCCTATGATGCCGCCGCTGCTGTAATCGCCGGTGGTCGGCCCTTCAGCCTCTTCGAGAGCCGCCGTTGGCGTTATTTCTTCACTCGCATTAAGCCTGGCTGGAAGCCTCCTAGCCGCGCCGCCATCACGAGAATTCTTCCCGACTTCTATCAGGAACTCTATGACGAGGTTTTCAAACGCATTACCAGCTTTGAATGGCTCAACATCATATTTGACGCTTCAGATAATGTCTCGGGTCACAGAATCGTTAATATCTCGGTACAGCTACCAGACGGCCCAGCCTTCTACTGGAAAACGTTTGACACGGGAGACGAACAGCACACAGCGGAGAATTGGGTGAAGCTGATATGGGGAGAAATGCAGCAACTGTGCGGCGGTGATCTCTCCAGAATCAATTCTATCTGTACAGATACCGAAAACACGATGCGCTCTGTACACGGCTTGCTAGGGAGATTCCCAGAGCTCTCACATATCAACTTCTCTCTATGCGATTCTCACGGCCTTCAGCTTCTAATTAaagatatccttcttcttccattcttTGAGGATCTCTGTAATAACGTCAGCACccttctcaagttcttctCACGGTCTAAATTACAATTGCAAAGATTGAGAATGTGCCAACGCACAAGGTGGAACGGAGTAACTCGCGCGCTGATCAGAAG CATAATTACACGCTGGGGTTCTCAGTAcaattctttcttctccctcctccGTTCTCGAGACCCTGCCAGAGACTGGTCTATTCGAAAAGACGTACGGGATGAGCTGCGATCTCAAGATTGCCCCGTTCTCCTGCCCGAAGCGGTTCGAATCATCAAAGACAACAGCTTCTGGCTAAAACTGGAGGCTGCGATCGCTGTGCTAAAACCCGTGAACGAATTTCAACACGCTTCCGAGGCTGATGGGGCGGGAATCGCACACGTTGTAAATCGCTGGCTGCAAATCAAAAGCAAATGGTCTGAGATGGGAGAGGCTGATCAGTTTCCTGATATTCCGTGGGACGACATTGACGCTATATTCAAAGCCCGGCTCGATAAGCAGAC CGTCTTTGCGCGCGTACAAGAGTATATGCAGAAACAGCTGAAAAACGACGACGAATATCACCGTGCCCTTTCCGAATTCACACACTTCCGAATGCGTACAGGCGGCCCAGACGGCTTGTTTAATAAGCACAGCGCTGTATAcgatgatggcttcaagccaGCAATGGCGTGGCAGTGCCTCCTCAACCAGGGCTCGATTCTGGCTAGAGTAGCCGTGAAGGTAATGAACACGCTTGCGAACTCTGTGCCCTCAGAACGAAGTTTCTCTGCTATTAATTTCATACACACGAAAGCTCGAAATCGCCTTACGCCCATGCACGCTGACATGCAGGCTTTCATTTTTATGAACGACCGCGTATTAGATCGCCTTAAGGATCAGAAGTACGCCCATAAAAAGCGCTGGGCGgatcttgaggagaaggactgGCTAGGACTCGAAGATTCATATCTCGAGTTATTTGTGAATGCGCAGGGCAAGAAGGTCTGGATGGATGGTGTGATGGCCTCCACCAGTGGAGATTTTGAGTGGGAGGGTGTATTACAGTCGACGGGTGATATATTGGGGGTTGGCACTGAGGTGGAATCAGAGGTTTGA